A single region of the Labrus bergylta chromosome 10, fLabBer1.1, whole genome shotgun sequence genome encodes:
- the ppp1r3ca gene encoding protein phosphatase 1, regulatory subunit 3Ca → MSATSVLRSFSPSAMPGPVMPIDVAMRFYISHSPPPLRGFLSSYEDLQKAKNRVNQTNTYSQKQQLYKPLRPCLSNQQKAVDDGSCGGWNNNKAGKKKVVFADMKGMSLTAIHVFSKFDDEPYRNKRCGGIAEDLQFDMIDLEAATMDLKISAVRSLVLDFKQPSADYLDFRNRLIKNSVCLENCSLQERSLTGTIKVRNIGFEKSVQLRTTFDSWVSFTDIECTFMNNVYSCQDTDTFAFVLELPTHIPPQNRIEFCICFKVQDQIFWDNNDGKNYVLKRVGWNGEELNIANPQNSAEQKKPSEHKNGGVKVLEMEFDQFGSPRMSSGLFPGWQSWGQIDNAVPYW, encoded by the exons ATGAGTGCGACTAG TGTGCTCAGGTCTTTCAGTCCATCAGCAATGCCTGGTCCAGTCATGCCCATAGACGTGGCTATGAGGTTCTACATTAGCCACTCTCCCCCGCCTCTCCGCGGTTTCCTGAGCTCCTATGAGGATCTGCAAAAGGCCAAGAACCGGGTCAATCAGACGAACACCTACAGCCAGAAGCAGCAACTCTACAAACCCCTGCGGCCCTGCCTCAGCAACCAGCAGAAAGCCGTGGATGATGGCAGCTGCGGGGGCTGGAACAACAACAAGGCCGGCAAAAAGAAAGTGGTGTTCGCAGACATGAAGGGAATGTCACTCACAGCCATCCATGTCTTCTCAAAGTTTGACGATGAGCCATATCGGAACAAGCGTTGTGGGGGAATTGCAGAGGACCTGCAGTTTGACATGATAGACCTGGAAGCAGCCACAATGGATCTAAAGATCAGCGCAGTGCGTAGCCTGGTGCTGGACTTTAAACAGCCCTCAGCAGACTACCTGGATTTCCGGAACCGCCTGATTAAGAATTCAGTGTGCTTGGAGAACTGCTCACTTCAGGAGCGCTCGTTGACCGGAACCATAAAAGTCAGAAACATTGGATTTGAGAAGTCGGTGCAGCTGCGCACCACGTTCGATTCTTGGGTCAGCTTCACCGACATTGAATGCACCTTCATGAATAACGTCTACAGCTGCCAGGACACTGACACCTTTGCATTCGTCCTGGAGCTGCCCACTCACATCCCACCACAGAATCGGATCGAGTTCTGCATCTGCTTCAAAGTCCAGGACCAGATCTTTTGGGACAACAATGATGGCAAGAACTATGTTCTCAAGCGAGTTGGCTGGAATGGAGAGGAGCTGAACATTGCGAACCCCCAAAACTCTGCTGAGCAGAAGAAACCATCGGAGCACAAAAATGGGGGTGTGAAGGTGCTGGAGATGGAGTTTGATCAGTTTGGCAGCCCACGCATGTCCAGCGGACTCTTCCCTGGCTGGCAGAGCTGGGGTCAGATCGATAACGCTGTGCCCTATTGGTGA